A region from the Treponema pallidum subsp. pallidum str. Nichols genome encodes:
- a CDS encoding flavodoxin has translation MAKVAVIFWSGTGHTETMARCIVEGLNVGGAKADLFSVMDFDVGTFDSYDRFAFGCSAAGSEELESSEFEPFFTSIEGRLSGKKVALFGSYEWAGEGEGGEWMVNWVERCKAAGADVFEGKGEIAYDDPSEEAQASCKAFGERFAR, from the coding sequence GTGGCAAAAGTTGCTGTCATTTTTTGGAGTGGCACTGGGCACACTGAAACGATGGCTCGCTGCATCGTAGAGGGTTTGAATGTCGGTGGTGCAAAAGCTGACCTTTTTAGCGTCATGGACTTCGACGTTGGTACTTTTGATTCCTATGACCGCTTCGCCTTTGGCTGCTCTGCAGCTGGTTCTGAGGAGCTAGAGTCAAGCGAGTTTGAACCCTTCTTTACCTCTATTGAGGGAAGGTTATCGGGGAAAAAAGTTGCGCTTTTCGGATCCTATGAGTGGGCTGGAGAAGGGGAAGGCGGCGAATGGATGGTCAACTGGGTCGAGCGTTGTAAGGCGGCTGGCGCTGATGTCTTCGAGGGGAAGGGGGAGATCGCGTACGACGATCCCAGTGAAGAAGCCCAGGCAAGCTGTAAAGCATTCGGCGAGCGCTTCGCACGATAA
- the lepB gene encoding signal peptidase I — protein sequence MVLTLCVCALLFCLRRKYVHLFFPRGVSVHTPPASSDVRSVLPDMPVRRRRGIFVVLEWVDALTQAACFMLLVNLFAFQLYVIPSESMVPSFMVGDRLLVFKTASGPVFPLSSFRLPRWRTYKRGDIVVFSNPHYPDTPQDKLRAFLAQLVYMLTFTRKNINVDPVTGAPKADPLVKRIVALPGEKVMLVDGVLYTKTRHDAHFKPVAQDRTYATWDLNALPARDLARVQRVIFNAEELAAIHLVERLRAQVDFRDLAEKTRALVAQAHAYAGAASRTRQGIGVAQPITHTSDIPALPLFEKEMRGAREITQLFATVADVATHIRDTSQGFAHFAHFVQSWIPFWGQGTYGLDTGQEGPSLHRAGLSLYQIRFAQLNALVKYTFAQLVVKGLQVTAHRTSEAGQDETLTTLLQDAARYIFFLGAARGFNMDEFPAGAEQYLPEHNYFMMGDNRLNSTDMRHAYTEHLEAIDAHDPFPIFFSSNVAPKYIPDSHILGVASFRFWPPSRIGTPQ from the coding sequence ATGGTGCTGACTCTGTGTGTCTGTGCGCTGTTGTTTTGCCTGAGGAGGAAGTACGTACATCTCTTTTTTCCTCGTGGGGTTTCGGTGCACACGCCCCCTGCGTCTTCGGACGTGCGGAGTGTGTTGCCGGATATGCCAGTGAGAAGGAGGCGAGGAATCTTTGTCGTACTCGAATGGGTTGACGCGCTCACCCAGGCTGCGTGTTTCATGCTTTTGGTGAATTTGTTCGCGTTCCAGTTGTACGTTATCCCGAGCGAATCGATGGTCCCCAGCTTTATGGTCGGCGATAGACTCCTCGTGTTCAAGACCGCCTCAGGGCCTGTATTCCCGCTTTCTTCGTTTCGTTTGCCACGCTGGCGTACCTACAAGCGCGGAGACATCGTCGTTTTTTCCAATCCTCATTACCCTGACACTCCGCAGGATAAGCTCCGCGCCTTTTTAGCCCAATTAGTGTACATGCTCACCTTTACGCGCAAGAACATTAATGTGGATCCTGTCACCGGTGCGCCGAAAGCTGATCCTCTCGTCAAACGCATTGTTGCTCTGCCAGGGGAAAAAGTTATGCTCGTTGACGGTGTGCTCTATACGAAGACCAGGCATGATGCGCACTTCAAGCCTGTCGCACAAGACCGTACGTACGCCACGTGGGATTTGAATGCGTTGCCCGCACGCGATTTGGCGCGTGTTCAACGGGTCATATTTAATGCTGAGGAGCTCGCCGCCATCCATCTGGTAGAGCGCCTGCGCGCCCAGGTGGATTTTCGCGATTTAGCAGAGAAAACGCGCGCGTTGGTTGCCCAAGCGCACGCGTACGCGGGGGCGGCGTCACGCACCCGACAGGGCATTGGCGTGGCGCAACCGATAACGCACACATCTGACATTCCTGCTTTACCTCTGTTTGAAAAAGAAATGCGCGGGGCGCGGGAGATCACACAGCTCTTCGCCACCGTTGCAGACGTTGCCACGCATATCCGCGACACCTCCCAGGGGTTCGCCCACTTCGCTCACTTTGTGCAAAGCTGGATCCCATTTTGGGGGCAAGGAACGTATGGCTTGGACACGGGACAGGAAGGTCCGTCCCTGCACCGCGCAGGCCTCTCGCTCTACCAGATAAGATTTGCGCAGCTGAACGCGTTGGTGAAGTACACGTTCGCCCAGCTAGTGGTAAAAGGCCTCCAGGTGACAGCACACCGAACGTCGGAGGCTGGGCAGGACGAAACGCTCACTACACTTTTGCAGGACGCGGCCCGGTACATCTTTTTCCTGGGTGCGGCGCGTGGATTCAACATGGACGAATTCCCCGCTGGCGCCGAGCAGTACCTTCCAGAACACAACTACTTCATGATGGGAGACAACCGATTGAACTCTACTGATATGCGCCACGCGTACACCGAACACCTCGAGGCAATCGACGCGCACGACCCGTTCCCTATTTTCTTTAGCTCCAATGTTGCGCCCAAGTACATTCCCGATAGCCACATCCTCGGTGTGGCGTCGTTCCGATTCTGGCCGCCCTCCCGCATAGGCACCCCACAATAG